From Marivirga harenae, one genomic window encodes:
- a CDS encoding acetyl-CoA hydrolase/transferase family protein, giving the protein MDNSLKIVTAQEAVSTVKSGDRVFIQGAAMTPVTLIDALANRHQSLENVEVMHLHTEGRAAYTEEPFYKSFKINSAFVGGNVRKAIQAGRGDYIPIFLSEVHWLFRRNILPLDVAFIQISTPDQHGYCSLGVSVDVTIPAIQTAKLVIAQVNPNVPRTHGDGIIHVSQIDYAVEVNEPIHGHDIVVASEIEQKIGAHVAGLVEDGATLQMGIGAIPNAALQNLGNHKNLGIHTEMFSDGILPLVESGVINGSKKEVKTGKLVTCFAVGSQKLYDFMDDNPLVHMKEAAYTNDTAIIRKNPKVTAINSAIEIDLTGQVCADTIGKMQFSGVGGQMDFIRGASLSEGGKAIIAMPAATKKGVSKIVPFLQEGAGVTTTRAHVHYVVTEYGVVDLYGKNLNQRAKALISIAHPDAREELERAAFERFKAH; this is encoded by the coding sequence ATGGATAATTCATTAAAAATAGTAACTGCACAAGAGGCAGTTTCAACAGTAAAATCCGGAGACAGGGTGTTTATTCAAGGTGCGGCAATGACTCCTGTAACATTAATTGATGCCTTGGCTAATAGACACCAATCTTTGGAAAACGTAGAAGTGATGCATTTGCACACTGAAGGCCGAGCAGCTTACACGGAGGAACCATTCTATAAATCATTCAAAATTAATAGCGCATTTGTAGGTGGAAATGTCAGAAAAGCAATTCAAGCGGGAAGAGGTGATTATATTCCCATTTTCTTAAGTGAGGTGCATTGGCTTTTCAGAAGAAATATTTTACCCTTAGATGTGGCTTTTATTCAAATCTCCACACCTGATCAACATGGGTATTGTTCCTTAGGAGTGTCAGTAGATGTAACGATTCCTGCCATACAAACAGCCAAACTGGTAATTGCACAAGTTAACCCTAATGTACCAAGGACACACGGTGATGGTATTATACACGTAAGTCAAATTGATTATGCCGTTGAAGTAAATGAACCTATACATGGCCATGACATAGTTGTAGCTTCAGAAATAGAGCAAAAAATTGGCGCTCACGTTGCCGGTTTGGTGGAAGACGGAGCTACCTTGCAAATGGGTATAGGAGCGATTCCGAATGCGGCTTTACAAAATTTAGGCAATCATAAAAACCTGGGGATTCATACCGAAATGTTTTCTGATGGAATTCTGCCATTAGTGGAAAGTGGAGTGATCAATGGAAGCAAGAAAGAAGTGAAAACAGGTAAATTAGTAACCTGCTTTGCAGTGGGCTCCCAAAAACTATATGATTTCATGGATGATAATCCGCTAGTGCATATGAAGGAGGCGGCTTATACTAATGACACGGCCATCATTAGAAAAAACCCAAAAGTAACCGCTATTAATTCTGCAATAGAAATTGATTTAACAGGTCAGGTATGTGCTGACACGATTGGAAAAATGCAGTTTTCAGGGGTAGGTGGACAAATGGATTTTATAAGAGGCGCTTCTTTATCTGAAGGAGGGAAGGCTATTATTGCAATGCCGGCAGCTACCAAGAAAGGAGTGAGCAAAATTGTACCATTCTTACAGGAAGGAGCAGGTGTTACCACTACCAGGGCACACGTTCACTATGTAGTAACTGAATATGGAGTGGTGGATTTATATGGCAAGAATTTGAATCAAAGGGCAAAAGCCTTGATTTCGATTGCGCATCCTGACGCGAGGGAGGAATTGGAAAGGGCTGCTTTTGAAAGATTTAAAGCTCACTAA
- a CDS encoding glutamate synthase subunit beta, with amino-acid sequence MGQQDGFLKFDRELPDSRSPKKRVEDFKEIYQPFPEVKTKKQAARCMDCGIPFCHSGCPLGNIIPEFNDAVYRENWEEAADILYSTNNFPEFTGRICPAPCEASCVLGINKPAVAIEHIEKTIAEKAYELGYIKADPPKTRTGKKVAVIGSGPAGLAAADQLNKAGHWVTVFERESRIGGLLRYGIPDFKLEKQYVERRINIMDEEGVRFKVNAEVGKNINPDMLKDDFDSIVICTGSTVPRDLPIPGRELKGIEYAMDFLTMQNKEVAGDSIENKISAEGKNVVVIGGGDTGSDCIGTSHRQHASSVLQLELMPKPPQNRGESDPWPLWPMTLRTSSSHDEGGERKWGVLTKEFKGNEKGELTHITLVDIEWVTQAGRQNMQEIQGTERDVPCELALLAIGFTHPENHLLDSLGVNKTQTGTVEANAYKTNVENIFTAGDARRGQSLVVWAISEGREAAREVDQFLMGKTELPAKDDSFFNVAELS; translated from the coding sequence ATGGGACAACAAGACGGATTTTTAAAATTTGATAGGGAGTTGCCCGATAGCAGATCCCCAAAAAAAAGAGTTGAAGATTTCAAGGAAATATATCAACCCTTCCCTGAGGTGAAAACCAAAAAGCAGGCAGCAAGATGTATGGATTGTGGCATTCCATTTTGTCATTCTGGTTGCCCTTTGGGCAATATCATTCCTGAGTTTAATGATGCGGTTTACCGCGAAAACTGGGAAGAAGCAGCCGACATTTTATATTCTACCAATAACTTCCCTGAATTTACAGGAAGAATTTGTCCTGCCCCATGCGAAGCAAGTTGCGTATTGGGCATTAATAAACCGGCTGTGGCTATAGAACATATTGAAAAAACGATAGCTGAAAAAGCATATGAACTAGGTTACATAAAAGCAGATCCTCCTAAGACCCGAACAGGGAAAAAGGTAGCTGTGATTGGTTCTGGACCTGCAGGATTAGCTGCTGCAGATCAATTGAACAAAGCAGGTCATTGGGTGACTGTTTTTGAACGAGAATCCAGAATTGGCGGATTATTACGTTATGGAATTCCGGATTTTAAACTGGAGAAGCAATATGTTGAACGCAGAATTAATATCATGGATGAAGAAGGTGTCCGCTTTAAAGTAAATGCGGAAGTGGGTAAAAATATTAATCCGGACATGCTGAAAGATGATTTTGATTCAATTGTGATCTGCACAGGCTCGACCGTTCCTAGAGACTTGCCCATTCCGGGAAGGGAATTAAAAGGAATTGAGTATGCTATGGATTTCTTGACCATGCAAAACAAAGAAGTAGCAGGAGATTCTATTGAAAATAAAATTTCAGCAGAAGGCAAAAATGTAGTAGTGATTGGCGGGGGTGATACCGGTTCAGATTGCATAGGTACATCACACAGACAACATGCCAGCTCCGTTTTACAATTGGAATTAATGCCAAAACCACCTCAAAATAGAGGTGAATCAGATCCTTGGCCCTTATGGCCCATGACTTTACGGACCTCCTCTTCGCATGATGAAGGTGGTGAAAGAAAATGGGGGGTATTAACCAAAGAGTTCAAGGGCAATGAAAAAGGAGAGCTAACCCATATTACTTTGGTGGACATTGAATGGGTAACTCAAGCAGGAAGACAAAACATGCAAGAGATTCAAGGTACTGAAAGAGATGTCCCGTGTGAATTAGCGCTATTGGCCATAGGATTTACGCATCCAGAAAATCATTTGCTTGATAGTCTGGGAGTGAATAAAACTCAAACTGGAACAGTAGAAGCCAATGCATACAAAACGAATGTAGAAAATATCTTTACGGCCGGAGATGCCAGACGAGGTCAGTCTCTGGTTGTCTGGGCTATTTCGGAAGGTAGAGAAGCGGCAAGAGAAGTCGATCAATTTTTAATGGGGAAAACAGAATTGCCTGCTAAAGATGATTCATTCTTCAATGTGGCGGAGTTGAGTTGA
- a CDS encoding PQQ-dependent sugar dehydrogenase — protein MKKSIFIPALLFSMSVVISCQAEPEKKTAATEFETITIADGLNNPWGMTWLPDGRMLVTEIKGEILIIEGDKYNGKKLNGVPEVYANNQGGLLDIQVHPDYESNGWIYFSFSKPGDGGGSTAIMRAKLDGNNLVNKELIYESFPKTRSGVHFGSRIDFKDGYIFFTIGERGEMDNAQSVGNPFGKVHRLHENGDVPEDNPFVQIPDAVKSIWSYGHRNPQGMQFRPETGELWAHEHGPKGGDELNIVQKAKNYGWPEISYGIDYDGSIITDETKKEGMMQPVHYWDPSIAPCGMTFVTSERYPEWENNILMGSLKFRYLNRVVLDEEGNYVKEEKLLEGIGRVRHVAESPDGFIYVAVEGPGKIIKLMPKK, from the coding sequence ATGAAAAAATCGATTTTTATACCTGCACTATTATTCAGCATGTCAGTCGTCATATCTTGTCAGGCTGAACCGGAAAAGAAAACGGCTGCTACTGAATTTGAGACCATAACTATTGCAGATGGATTGAATAATCCTTGGGGTATGACTTGGCTACCCGATGGCAGAATGCTAGTTACTGAAATAAAAGGAGAGATATTAATAATTGAAGGTGATAAATATAATGGCAAAAAACTCAATGGAGTTCCTGAAGTTTATGCAAATAATCAAGGCGGTTTATTAGACATTCAAGTACATCCGGACTATGAGAGCAACGGCTGGATCTACTTCAGTTTCTCTAAGCCAGGCGATGGTGGTGGAAGCACTGCCATTATGAGAGCAAAATTAGATGGAAATAACTTAGTCAATAAAGAATTGATATATGAATCATTTCCTAAAACCCGATCTGGTGTCCATTTCGGTTCCCGTATAGATTTTAAAGATGGCTATATATTTTTTACTATTGGTGAAAGAGGAGAAATGGATAATGCGCAATCAGTAGGTAACCCATTTGGGAAAGTTCACCGGCTTCATGAAAACGGAGATGTTCCGGAAGATAATCCATTTGTTCAGATCCCTGATGCCGTAAAAAGTATTTGGAGCTATGGACACAGAAACCCTCAAGGTATGCAATTTCGTCCTGAAACTGGTGAGCTTTGGGCTCATGAACATGGACCAAAAGGCGGAGATGAATTAAATATTGTGCAAAAAGCCAAAAATTATGGCTGGCCCGAAATTAGTTATGGAATAGATTATGATGGTAGCATAATTACAGATGAAACCAAGAAAGAAGGAATGATGCAACCCGTTCATTATTGGGATCCATCGATAGCTCCTTGCGGGATGACTTTTGTGACTAGTGAACGTTATCCCGAGTGGGAAAACAACATATTGATGGGCTCACTCAAATTTAGATACTTAAATAGAGTTGTTTTGGATGAGGAAGGAAATTATGTGAAGGAAGAGAAACTATTAGAAGGCATTGGCAGAGTAAGACATGTTGCTGAAAGTCCCGATGGATTTATTTATGTTGCCGTAGAAGGACCAGGGAAAATCATTAAACTTATGCCAAAAAAATAA
- a CDS encoding STAS/SEC14 domain-containing protein: MKSYAIVDSTRMPIITVTFTGEKSTDENFQMYLDGVEKCYDDRKTIAIIFDASNAVIPKLSHQKKQATWLSQHWKLMQNYCLGTAYVIPSTAIRAVLKMIFSFQNQPVPYKIVSNLEEAESWIEELNQISSK, from the coding sequence ATGAAGTCTTACGCTATTGTTGATTCTACCCGGATGCCCATAATTACCGTGACCTTCACAGGTGAAAAAAGCACAGATGAAAATTTCCAAATGTATCTGGATGGGGTAGAAAAATGCTATGATGATCGAAAAACCATCGCAATTATTTTTGATGCAAGCAATGCCGTTATTCCAAAATTATCGCACCAAAAGAAGCAAGCAACCTGGCTCAGCCAGCACTGGAAATTAATGCAAAACTACTGTTTGGGTACTGCTTACGTAATCCCAAGCACTGCAATTAGAGCTGTACTGAAAATGATTTTTTCATTTCAAAATCAACCTGTACCCTACAAAATAGTATCTAATCTGGAAGAAGCAGAGTCTTGGATCGAAGAACTGAATCAAATAAGTTCCAAATAA
- a CDS encoding AMP-dependent synthetase/ligase: MEPTRLFDLLSYQKANNPLNDTFSYKYEGKWKNYSIDEVINIVDSISRGFIKLGLAKNDKVGIVSSNRPEWNFIDLALQQIGAVSVPMYPTITPKDYKFIFEDSGLKYVFAEDQELYDKVKKASEGLSFIKNIYSYENLAGVPHWTELKESGENDETDLQPYRDAVEPEDLVTLIYTSGTTGNPKGVMLTHNNVLSNAKAVNENLNVDGIRKSLSFLPLCHIFERTSVYFYLYRGVAVYYAESLEKIGDNLKEVQPDMFTTVPRLLEKIYDKIVAKGMELSGIKKSMFFWALNLGHKYDRNKNQGGWYNFQLKLANKLIFSKWREAVGGNIKLIASGGAALQPRLATIFWSAQIPVLEAYGLTETSPGIAFNRYNKEDMLIGTVGPALPGVEIKIAEDGEVLAKGPNIMKGYYNQPEKTDEVIDKDGWFHTGDIGEMVNGKFLKITDRKKEMFKTSGGKYVAPQYIENKLKESTLIEMAMVVGDGQKFPGALIVPNFEALREWCHHKGIAYSSDTDMVKQQIILDKFQKEVDKANEQFAQYEKIKKTVLMPKAWTVENHELTAKLSLKRKIIENNYQQEIESIYKD; encoded by the coding sequence ATGGAACCTACTCGACTGTTTGATTTATTAAGCTACCAAAAAGCTAATAATCCACTAAATGACACCTTTTCCTATAAATATGAAGGGAAATGGAAAAATTACAGCATTGATGAAGTGATCAACATAGTTGATTCCATTTCTAGAGGATTTATAAAGTTAGGCTTGGCCAAAAATGATAAAGTAGGGATAGTCTCTTCCAATAGACCTGAATGGAATTTTATTGATTTGGCGCTGCAGCAGATTGGGGCCGTGAGTGTGCCCATGTACCCTACTATAACACCAAAAGACTATAAATTTATCTTTGAAGATTCCGGATTAAAATATGTTTTTGCCGAAGACCAGGAGCTTTATGATAAAGTGAAAAAGGCTTCGGAAGGGTTATCTTTTATTAAAAACATATATTCCTATGAAAATTTAGCAGGCGTACCGCATTGGACAGAACTTAAAGAAAGTGGTGAAAATGATGAGACTGATCTACAACCTTATAGAGATGCAGTTGAACCGGAAGATCTAGTGACCTTAATATATACTTCCGGAACTACAGGGAATCCAAAAGGCGTCATGTTGACCCACAATAATGTGTTAAGTAATGCGAAAGCAGTCAACGAAAATTTAAACGTGGATGGCATCAGAAAATCTTTGAGCTTTCTACCGCTTTGTCACATATTTGAAAGAACCAGTGTTTATTTCTACTTATACAGAGGTGTAGCAGTTTATTATGCCGAAAGTCTAGAGAAAATTGGTGATAATTTAAAAGAGGTTCAGCCGGATATGTTCACCACTGTTCCTAGACTACTGGAAAAAATCTATGATAAGATAGTGGCTAAAGGAATGGAACTTTCGGGCATCAAAAAATCCATGTTCTTTTGGGCCTTAAACCTCGGACATAAATACGATCGAAATAAAAACCAAGGGGGCTGGTACAACTTTCAACTTAAATTAGCGAATAAGCTTATTTTCAGTAAATGGAGAGAAGCGGTTGGTGGTAACATCAAACTAATCGCATCTGGTGGCGCTGCATTACAGCCAAGATTGGCTACAATTTTCTGGTCCGCACAAATTCCTGTTTTAGAGGCTTATGGTTTGACAGAAACTTCTCCAGGAATTGCTTTCAATAGATACAATAAAGAAGATATGTTGATTGGAACCGTTGGCCCAGCACTGCCAGGAGTAGAAATAAAAATTGCGGAAGATGGAGAAGTTTTGGCAAAGGGTCCTAATATCATGAAAGGATATTATAATCAACCAGAAAAAACTGATGAGGTGATAGACAAAGATGGCTGGTTCCATACCGGAGATATTGGGGAAATGGTCAATGGTAAGTTCCTCAAAATTACTGATCGCAAGAAAGAGATGTTTAAAACATCAGGTGGAAAATATGTTGCGCCACAATATATAGAAAACAAACTCAAAGAATCAACACTCATAGAAATGGCCATGGTCGTTGGCGATGGACAAAAATTCCCGGGAGCATTGATTGTTCCTAATTTTGAAGCCTTGAGGGAGTGGTGCCATCATAAAGGCATAGCTTATTCCTCCGATACAGATATGGTAAAGCAACAAATCATTTTAGATAAATTTCAAAAAGAAGTAGATAAAGCCAATGAGCAGTTTGCTCAATATGAAAAAATCAAAAAAACGGTTCTAATGCCAAAAGCTTGGACGGTCGAAAATCATGAGCTTACGGCTAAACTGAGCTTAAAAAGAAAGATAATAGAAAACAATTATCAACAAGAAATTGAGAGTATTTATAAGGATTAA
- a CDS encoding nucleoside-diphosphate kinase — translation MAGNRTFTMIKPDAVGENNIGAITKMIEEGGFRIVSMKMTKLSEERAGQFYAVHKERPFYKDLVAYMSGGNIVAMILEKENAVEDFRKLIGATNPADAAEGTIRKIFASSIEANAVHGSDSDENAQIEGSFFFADIEKF, via the coding sequence ATGGCTGGAAACAGAACATTTACGATGATCAAGCCCGATGCAGTGGGTGAGAACAACATAGGCGCAATTACAAAAATGATAGAGGAAGGTGGATTCCGAATTGTTTCTATGAAAATGACAAAATTAAGCGAAGAGAGAGCTGGACAGTTTTATGCAGTTCATAAAGAGCGTCCTTTCTACAAAGATTTGGTTGCTTATATGTCTGGTGGCAATATAGTAGCTATGATTTTGGAAAAAGAGAATGCTGTTGAAGATTTCAGAAAATTAATTGGAGCTACCAATCCTGCTGATGCCGCTGAAGGAACGATTAGGAAAATATTTGCTTCATCTATTGAAGCAAATGCAGTTCACGGTTCTGATTCAGACGAAAATGCACAAATCGAAGGAAGTTTCTTCTTTGCTGATATCGAAAAGTTTTAA
- the gltB gene encoding glutamate synthase large subunit, translating to MHNNSLYNSAFEHDACGIGTIVNINGKKEFQLIQDALDMLENMEHRGGTGADKQTGDGAGIMLQIDEHFIKWTSEDANISYEKNQPVGTGIFFFPKMTKVADECKAVLHSHAQELGLKILGYRAIPVNEKVPGAGAKPVEPLIEQVFIQAESQMSSVELERKLFVLRNYSTHFIGHNVQGNNKAFYVCSLSTNTVIYKGQLRTNQLREYFDDLRDERFKSAFAIIHSRFSTNTFPNWKLAQPFRFIAHNGEINTIRGNVTKMKSKEANFDSKVFTDQDLEKLLPVTNPEHSDSANLDGIVEMLVLDGRPLEHVLMMLVPEAWQDNSMMDKDRKAFYKYHASIMEPWDGPAALIFTDGKKVGATLDRNGLRPSRFCITKSGRLIVSSEAGALAVASDDVIQKGRLQPGKMLMADIEQQKVLFDEEIKYGVTSNKSYQDWIIAHRVKLRNLPVPEIKTEKISGDILLRKQKAYGYTSEELKVILADMAVRATEPIGSMGADTPLAILSKQSQHIANYFKQLFAQVSNPPIDPIRERMVMSLFTRVGESLNILEETPAHAKQVHISQPVLLDSDIAKFMYLKDIGFEYEIIDCVFKADGEAGRLEEGINTICAKAEEAANNGKVVLILSDKNIDVNHAAIPSLISTGAVHQHLVKKNLRTKTGLIIEAGDVRETHHFATIIGYGASAINPYLAIKSIEDLHDKKLLGEDISKEEAVANYQTAIGYGLLKILSKMGISTLQSYQSAQIFEALGLHSTVIEKCFTGTISRIEGIDFDGLAREVLVRHLQAFPQNEHVKKGLEVGGVYQWKLRGEKHLFNPETIHLLQHSTKTANFSLYKKYASKINDQVKDTLTLRGLFDFKKRVPISLSEVEPADKIMKRFATGAMSFGSISHEAHSTLAIAMNRIGAKSNSGEGGEDEVRFEVKSNGDWERSAIKQVASGRFEVTSYYLTNADELQIKMAQGAKPGEGGQLPGHKVDEWIGRVRHSTPGVGLISPPPHHDIYSIEDLAQLIFDLKNANRAARINVKLVSQAGVGTVAAGVSKANADVVLISGADGGTGASPLSSIRHAGLPWELGLAEAHQTLVKNNLRSRITVQTDGQMRTGRDLAIATLLGAEEWGISTAALVVEGCIMMRKCHTNTCPVGVATQNPELRKLFTGDPEHVVNFFKFLTEDLREIMAQLGFKTIEEMVGHSEVLKIRNDVPFWKLKDLDLSPILYQENIPEQVGVFKQIEQEHELEEVLDWKLLETAKEAMENQKPVTATFPIRNINRAVGAILSNEISKKYKGEGLPEDTIRYKFEGSAGQSFGAFLANGVTFEIEGESNDYYGKGLSGGKLIIYPPENSDFDASENIIIGNVAFYGATSGYAYINGMAGERFAVRNSGVSAVVEGVGDHACEYMTGGRVVVLGETGKNFAAGMSGGIAYILDEKQAFEDNCNKAMVGLESPSEEDVEELKTLISYHAQATGSQKADRILDNFAEYLPKFIKVIPHDFKRILEAKKAEEQKENEKIVA from the coding sequence ATGCACAATAATTCTCTTTACAATTCGGCTTTTGAACATGATGCCTGCGGGATAGGCACAATTGTTAACATTAATGGAAAAAAAGAATTTCAACTTATTCAAGATGCTTTGGATATGTTGGAAAACATGGAACATCGCGGTGGAACAGGTGCTGACAAGCAAACTGGCGATGGTGCAGGAATCATGTTGCAAATTGATGAGCATTTCATCAAGTGGACCTCCGAAGATGCCAATATTTCATATGAAAAAAATCAGCCCGTAGGCACAGGTATATTCTTCTTTCCTAAAATGACAAAAGTTGCAGATGAATGTAAAGCTGTATTGCATAGTCATGCACAGGAGTTAGGATTAAAAATATTGGGCTACAGAGCAATTCCAGTTAACGAAAAAGTACCGGGAGCAGGTGCAAAACCAGTAGAACCACTAATCGAGCAGGTATTTATCCAAGCAGAAAGCCAAATGTCTTCTGTTGAACTGGAGCGAAAGCTGTTTGTATTAAGAAATTATAGTACCCATTTCATTGGTCATAACGTGCAAGGAAACAATAAAGCATTTTATGTGTGTAGCCTTTCAACCAATACCGTTATTTATAAAGGTCAATTAAGGACCAACCAATTAAGAGAGTATTTTGATGATTTGAGAGATGAAAGATTCAAATCTGCATTTGCCATTATTCATTCAAGGTTCTCGACCAATACTTTCCCAAACTGGAAACTGGCGCAGCCTTTCCGTTTTATAGCTCACAACGGAGAAATCAATACTATAAGAGGAAATGTGACCAAAATGAAATCGAAAGAAGCCAATTTCGATTCCAAAGTCTTTACAGATCAGGATTTAGAAAAATTATTACCCGTTACCAATCCAGAGCATTCGGATTCTGCAAATTTGGATGGTATTGTTGAAATGTTGGTATTGGACGGAAGACCTTTAGAGCATGTTCTGATGATGTTGGTTCCGGAAGCATGGCAAGACAATAGCATGATGGATAAAGATCGTAAAGCTTTTTATAAGTATCATGCTTCTATCATGGAGCCTTGGGATGGACCAGCGGCCTTGATCTTTACTGATGGTAAAAAAGTAGGAGCGACCTTAGATAGAAATGGATTACGTCCTTCCAGATTCTGCATTACCAAAAGCGGCCGACTGATAGTTTCGTCAGAAGCAGGTGCCTTAGCAGTTGCATCAGATGATGTGATTCAAAAAGGAAGACTGCAGCCTGGAAAAATGCTGATGGCAGATATAGAACAGCAAAAAGTACTATTTGATGAGGAAATTAAATATGGAGTTACATCCAATAAATCCTATCAAGATTGGATAATTGCGCACAGAGTAAAACTAAGAAACTTACCAGTTCCTGAAATCAAAACTGAAAAAATCTCGGGCGATATACTTTTGAGAAAACAGAAAGCATATGGATATACTTCTGAAGAACTAAAAGTAATTTTAGCAGATATGGCAGTTCGTGCAACCGAACCCATTGGGTCAATGGGTGCCGATACTCCCTTGGCTATTTTGAGTAAGCAAAGTCAGCACATAGCCAATTATTTCAAACAGCTTTTTGCACAGGTGAGCAATCCGCCAATTGATCCAATTCGAGAACGAATGGTGATGTCTTTATTTACCCGCGTGGGAGAGAGTCTAAATATTTTAGAGGAAACCCCTGCTCATGCAAAGCAAGTTCATATTTCCCAACCTGTGCTGCTAGATTCGGATATTGCCAAATTCATGTATTTAAAAGATATCGGTTTTGAGTATGAAATTATTGATTGCGTTTTCAAAGCTGATGGTGAAGCGGGAAGATTAGAGGAAGGAATAAATACTATTTGTGCAAAAGCAGAAGAAGCGGCCAATAACGGAAAAGTGGTTCTAATCCTGTCTGATAAGAATATAGATGTAAATCATGCTGCTATCCCTTCTTTGATCTCAACAGGAGCTGTGCATCAGCATTTAGTGAAGAAGAATTTAAGAACTAAAACGGGACTCATCATAGAGGCTGGTGATGTTCGTGAAACGCACCATTTTGCTACCATCATTGGTTACGGGGCAAGTGCCATTAATCCATATTTAGCTATCAAATCCATTGAAGATTTACATGATAAAAAGCTTTTGGGTGAGGATATTAGTAAAGAAGAAGCTGTTGCCAACTATCAAACTGCTATTGGTTATGGGTTATTGAAAATCTTATCCAAAATGGGCATCAGCACTTTGCAATCTTATCAAAGTGCCCAGATTTTTGAAGCTTTAGGCCTGCATTCTACAGTAATTGAAAAATGTTTTACGGGTACTATATCAAGAATTGAAGGTATAGATTTTGATGGACTAGCACGCGAAGTTTTAGTGAGACATTTACAAGCCTTCCCTCAAAATGAACATGTGAAAAAAGGATTGGAAGTCGGTGGTGTCTACCAATGGAAATTGAGAGGTGAAAAACACCTTTTCAATCCAGAAACTATCCATTTATTGCAACATTCAACAAAGACAGCCAATTTCTCATTGTATAAAAAATATGCATCTAAAATTAATGATCAAGTAAAAGATACACTAACCTTAAGAGGGCTATTTGATTTCAAAAAACGAGTTCCCATTTCTCTATCAGAAGTGGAACCAGCGGACAAAATCATGAAAAGGTTCGCCACCGGAGCCATGTCTTTTGGTTCTATTTCCCATGAAGCGCATTCTACATTAGCTATTGCCATGAATAGAATTGGTGCAAAAAGTAATAGTGGAGAAGGGGGAGAAGATGAAGTTCGGTTTGAGGTTAAATCCAATGGCGATTGGGAACGCTCTGCTATCAAGCAAGTAGCTTCAGGTAGATTTGAGGTGACCAGTTACTACTTGACAAATGCTGACGAGTTACAAATTAAAATGGCGCAAGGGGCCAAGCCCGGAGAAGGTGGCCAGTTACCTGGACACAAAGTGGATGAATGGATCGGAAGAGTAAGACATTCCACACCAGGAGTAGGATTGATTTCACCTCCTCCACATCATGACATTTATTCTATTGAAGATTTAGCACAACTCATCTTTGATTTAAAAAATGCCAATCGAGCTGCAAGAATTAATGTAAAATTAGTTTCTCAAGCCGGAGTTGGCACTGTGGCAGCGGGTGTTTCCAAAGCCAATGCAGATGTTGTTTTGATCTCGGGTGCTGATGGCGGAACTGGTGCATCTCCCTTAAGTTCAATCCGTCACGCGGGTTTGCCGTGGGAATTAGGATTAGCTGAAGCCCACCAAACCTTGGTGAAAAATAACTTAAGAAGTCGAATAACAGTACAAACCGATGGCCAGATGCGAACGGGGAGAGATTTGGCTATTGCAACTTTACTAGGCGCAGAAGAATGGGGGATTTCTACTGCTGCATTGGTAGTAGAAGGCTGTATCATGATGAGAAAATGTCATACCAATACCTGTCCTGTGGGTGTTGCCACGCAAAATCCTGAACTTAGAAAATTGTTCACAGGTGACCCTGAACATGTGGTGAATTTCTTCAAATTCCTGACTGAGGATTTACGGGAAATCATGGCCCAGCTGGGCTTTAAAACCATTGAGGAAATGGTTGGACATTCAGAGGTGCTTAAAATCAGAAATGATGTACCGTTCTGGAAACTGAAAGACTTGGATTTAAGCCCAATTCTATATCAGGAAAATATCCCTGAACAAGTGGGGGTTTTCAAGCAAATTGAACAAGAACATGAATTAGAGGAAGTGTTGGATTGGAAATTACTGGAAACTGCCAAAGAGGCAATGGAAAACCAGAAGCCCGTAACTGCCACTTTCCCAATTCGAAATATCAATAGAGCAGTTGGCGCTATTTTATCTAACGAAATCAGTAAAAAATATAAAGGAGAAGGACTTCCTGAAGATACAATCCGATACAAATTTGAAGGTTCTGCCGGGCAGAGTTTTGGTGCATTCTTAGCGAATGGAGTGACATTTGAGATAGAAGGTGAATCCAATGACTATTACGGAAAAGGACTATCAGGAGGAAAACTAATTATTTATCCTCCTGAAAATTCCGATTTCGATGCTTCAGAAAACATTATCATTGGAAATGTAGCCTTTTACGGAGCTACCTCAGGTTATGCTTACATCAACGGGATGGCTGGAGAACGATTTGCGGTGAGAAATTCAGGCGTTAGCGCTGTAGTGGAAGGCGTTGGAGATCATGCCTGTGAATATATGACTGGTGGAAGAGTAGTTGTTCTCGGTGAAACTGGGAAAAACTTTGCAGCCGGCATGAGCGGTGGTATTGCTTATATCTTAGATGAAAAACAAGCATTTGAAGACAACTGCAATAAAGCAATGGTAGGTTTGGAAAGCCCCTCAGAAGAAGATGTAGAAGAATTGAAAACGCTTATAAGCTACCATGCACAGGCAACCGGAAGCCAAAAAGCAGATCGAATACTGGATAATTTTGCAGAATATCTTCCAAAATTTATCAAGGTAATTCCTCATGATTTCAAACGCATATTAGAGGCTAAAAAGGCCGAGGAACAAAAAGAGAATGAAAAAATTGTAGCATAA